The Candidatus Mycolicibacterium alkanivorans genome contains a region encoding:
- the arsA gene encoding arsenical pump-driving ATPase: MKFLDGAPRFLFFTGKGGVGKTSIACATAITLAGRGRKVLLVSTDPASNVGQVFGLSIGNTITPIPAVDGLSALEIDPEQAADAYRERIIGPVRGLLPDAEVASITEQLSGSCTTEIASFNEFTELLTDSGGQIGEFDHVLFDTAPTGHTIRLLQLPGSWTDFLNDGKGDASCLGPLAGLEKQRTVYAEAVAALADPQRTRVVLVARAQKSTLAEIARTHRELASIGLARQFVIINGVLPSPADDDDLLAAAIHRREQRAITSMPDELRSLPIDQVELKPSNIVGLTAIVSLFTSNTIVSDRPAQSDLDPPYAPLATLVDEIASAEHGLIMCMGKGGVGKTTVAAAVAVALADRGHDVHLTTTDPAGHLTETLEGSLPNLQVSSIDPAEATRVYRDHVLATKGAALDEQGRATLAEDLRSPCTEEVAVFQAFSRVISESRRKFVVVDTAPTGHTLLLLDATGSYHREIARQLGSRHFTTPLMRLQDRELTKVVIVTLAETTPVLEAAGLQSELERAGIHPWAWVINNSLAAANPSAPLLRQRALAELPEIARVRSEYADRIAVVPLLATEPVGIPALEALTGAGQQQDA; the protein is encoded by the coding sequence TAAGGTGCTGCTGGTAAGCACCGATCCCGCCTCCAACGTGGGGCAGGTCTTCGGGTTGAGTATCGGCAACACCATCACCCCCATTCCGGCGGTCGACGGATTGTCGGCATTGGAGATTGACCCCGAGCAGGCTGCCGACGCCTACCGCGAACGGATCATCGGCCCGGTGCGGGGGCTGCTGCCCGACGCGGAGGTCGCCTCGATCACCGAGCAACTGTCCGGCTCGTGCACCACTGAGATCGCCTCGTTCAACGAATTCACCGAACTGCTGACCGATTCCGGTGGTCAGATCGGCGAGTTCGACCACGTGCTCTTCGACACCGCGCCCACCGGACATACCATCCGGCTGTTGCAATTGCCCGGTTCGTGGACCGACTTCCTCAACGACGGCAAGGGTGACGCGTCCTGTCTGGGGCCGCTGGCGGGTCTGGAGAAGCAGCGCACCGTCTACGCCGAGGCGGTGGCCGCGCTGGCCGATCCGCAGCGCACCCGCGTCGTACTGGTCGCCCGCGCACAGAAGTCAACGTTGGCCGAAATCGCCCGCACCCACCGTGAATTGGCATCGATCGGTTTGGCGCGACAGTTCGTCATCATCAACGGCGTACTGCCCTCGCCAGCCGACGACGATGATCTGCTCGCCGCGGCGATCCACCGCCGCGAGCAGCGGGCGATCACCTCCATGCCCGACGAGTTGCGTTCCTTGCCGATTGATCAGGTCGAACTCAAGCCCTCCAATATCGTGGGGCTGACCGCGATAGTTTCGTTGTTCACTTCGAACACCATCGTCTCGGACCGGCCAGCCCAGTCCGACCTCGATCCGCCGTACGCTCCGCTGGCGACACTGGTCGACGAGATCGCCTCCGCCGAGCACGGACTGATCATGTGCATGGGCAAGGGCGGGGTGGGCAAGACGACCGTCGCCGCCGCTGTTGCGGTCGCCCTCGCCGACCGGGGACATGACGTTCATCTGACCACCACCGATCCTGCCGGTCATCTGACCGAGACCTTGGAGGGGTCCCTGCCCAACCTGCAGGTGTCGAGCATCGATCCGGCCGAGGCGACCCGCGTCTACCGCGACCACGTCCTGGCTACCAAGGGCGCCGCTCTCGACGAGCAGGGCCGGGCGACGCTCGCCGAAGATCTACGCTCGCCCTGTACGGAGGAAGTGGCTGTCTTCCAAGCATTTTCGCGTGTCATCAGTGAGTCGCGGCGGAAGTTCGTCGTCGTCGACACTGCGCCGACCGGACACACCTTGTTGCTTCTCGACGCGACCGGCTCCTACCATCGCGAAATCGCCCGTCAGCTCGGAAGCAGACACTTCACGACTCCGCTGATGCGCCTGCAGGACCGCGAGCTGACCAAGGTCGTCATCGTTACACTCGCTGAAACCACCCCGGTGCTCGAAGCGGCCGGTCTGCAGAGCGAGCTCGAACGCGCCGGCATCCATCCGTGGGCGTGGGTGATCAACAACTCCCTCGCCGCGGCCAATCCCAGCGCACCGCTGCTGCGGCAGCGGGCCCTCGCCGAACTTCCCGAAATAGCCAGGGTCAGAAGCGAATACGCCGACCGGATCGCCGTTGTGCCCCTACTGGCAACTGAACCCGTCGGCATACCGGCACTGGAGGCCCTGACGGGGGCTGGTCAGCAGCAGGACGCCTGA
- a CDS encoding ArsI/CadI family heavy metal resistance metalloenzyme produces MSRVQLALNVDNLDEAVTFYSKLFNAEPAKLKPGYANFALTEPPLKLVLLENPGNGGTINHLGVEVDSSDTVHSEIARLTSEGLFTDEEIGATCCFATQDKVWVTGPSGERWEVYTVLADSETFGTSPKHLDLNSEGAACCGGSATDETTAQASCC; encoded by the coding sequence ATGTCACGCGTCCAGCTTGCTCTCAACGTCGACAACCTCGACGAGGCAGTTACGTTCTACTCCAAGCTCTTCAACGCCGAGCCGGCGAAACTCAAGCCGGGCTACGCCAACTTCGCTCTGACCGAGCCCCCGCTGAAGCTGGTGCTGCTCGAGAATCCCGGTAACGGCGGCACCATCAACCACCTCGGCGTCGAGGTCGACTCCAGCGACACCGTGCATTCCGAGATCGCCCGGCTCACCAGCGAGGGGCTGTTCACCGACGAGGAGATCGGCGCTACCTGCTGCTTTGCCACCCAAGACAAGGTGTGGGTCACCGGGCCGAGCGGTGAGCGCTGGGAGGTCTACACCGTGCTCGCGGATTCGGAGACCTTTGGGACCAGCCCCAAGCACCTCGACCTCAACAGCGAAGGCGCCGCGTGCTGCGGCGGCTCGGCCACGGATGAGACGACCGCTCAGGCGTCCTGCTGCTGA
- a CDS encoding Rv2640c family ArsR-like transcriptional regulator, which translates to MPKALPVVDTTAPVCCAPVAAGPMSDHDALQVALRLKALADPARVKIMSLLFSSPAGEQNSGELATVLALSESTISHHLSQLRRAGLVASERRGMNVYHRPDSDAVAALCVVLDPKCCR; encoded by the coding sequence ATGCCCAAGGCGCTGCCCGTCGTCGACACCACCGCACCGGTGTGCTGTGCACCCGTGGCGGCTGGCCCGATGAGCGATCACGATGCTCTGCAGGTCGCGCTGCGCCTCAAGGCGTTGGCCGACCCGGCCCGGGTCAAGATCATGTCGCTGCTGTTCAGTTCCCCGGCCGGGGAGCAGAACAGCGGAGAACTCGCCACCGTTCTCGCGCTGAGCGAGTCGACGATCAGTCATCACCTCAGTCAGTTGCGCCGAGCCGGCCTGGTGGCTTCGGAGCGGCGCGGCATGAATGTCTACCACCGGCCGGACAGTGACGCTGTCGCCGCACTGTGCGTGGTGCTCGACCCGAAGTGCTGCCGCTGA
- a CDS encoding arsenate reductase ArsC: MTETPVTQYRRDLSIDQQLALRTAATRLQQQFDGTFGVETIERFLYSSYDQFAGRASVSNFLPLLAERFALQRLIALARVEGKISDGKPTVLFLCTHNAGRSQMALGYFTHLAGERAVAWSGGSEPGTEVNPAAIAAMSEVGIDITGEYPKPWTDEIVQAADVVVTMGCGDACPIFPGKRYENWDLTDPAGQTVEAVRPIRDEIERRVRGLLEELRVPVGA; encoded by the coding sequence ATGACCGAAACCCCCGTCACCCAGTACCGCCGGGATCTGAGCATCGATCAACAGCTGGCGCTGCGCACTGCCGCCACCCGTCTGCAACAGCAATTCGACGGCACGTTCGGTGTGGAGACCATCGAACGGTTCCTGTACTCGTCGTATGACCAGTTCGCCGGTCGCGCCAGCGTGTCGAACTTCCTGCCGCTATTGGCGGAAAGGTTTGCGCTGCAACGCCTTATCGCGCTCGCCCGGGTCGAGGGCAAGATCAGTGACGGAAAGCCCACGGTGTTGTTCCTGTGCACGCACAACGCCGGTCGCTCCCAGATGGCGCTGGGCTATTTCACCCACCTGGCCGGTGAACGGGCAGTGGCGTGGTCGGGCGGGTCTGAGCCCGGCACCGAAGTCAATCCTGCTGCGATCGCCGCCATGAGTGAGGTGGGTATCGACATCACCGGCGAATACCCGAAACCCTGGACCGACGAAATCGTTCAGGCCGCCGATGTCGTCGTCACCATGGGCTGCGGAGACGCCTGCCCGATCTTCCCGGGGAAGCGCTACGAGAACTGGGACCTCACCGATCCCGCCGGGCAGACGGTCGAGGCGGTTCGTCCGATCAGGGACGAGATCGAGCGACGGGTGCGCGGCCTGCTGGAGGAACTGCGCGTCCCGGTCGGCGCATAG
- the phoU gene encoding phosphate signaling complex protein PhoU: protein MRTAYHEQLDALTNQLAEMCRMAGVAMERATQALLQADLVLAEQVISDHEQLSAASARAEEVAFVLLALQAPVAGDLRAVVSSIQIVADVDRMGALALHVAKIARRRHPQHALPEEVNGYFAEMGRVAVELGNSAREVLLSRDPAKARRIREEDDAMDDLHRHLFTVMMDREWKHGVAAAVDVTLLGRFYERFADHAVEISRRVIFQVTGQLPEEEEIPTY, encoded by the coding sequence ATGCGGACCGCGTATCATGAGCAGCTCGATGCCCTGACCAACCAGTTGGCCGAGATGTGCCGGATGGCCGGTGTCGCGATGGAACGGGCGACACAGGCGCTGCTGCAGGCCGATCTGGTGCTGGCCGAGCAGGTCATCAGCGACCACGAGCAGCTCTCGGCGGCCAGCGCGCGCGCTGAGGAGGTGGCCTTCGTGCTACTGGCCCTGCAGGCGCCCGTCGCCGGCGACCTGCGCGCCGTCGTGAGCTCCATCCAGATCGTCGCCGACGTCGACCGGATGGGGGCGCTGGCGCTGCACGTCGCCAAGATCGCCCGCCGCCGGCACCCCCAGCACGCACTTCCCGAAGAGGTCAACGGTTACTTCGCCGAAATGGGCCGCGTCGCAGTCGAATTGGGCAACAGCGCCCGTGAGGTGCTGCTGTCGCGCGACCCGGCAAAGGCTCGTCGCATCCGCGAGGAAGACGACGCGATGGACGACCTGCATCGCCATCTGTTCACCGTGATGATGGACCGCGAGTGGAAGCACGGGGTGGCTGCCGCGGTGGACGTGACGCTGCTGGGCCGGTTCTACGAGCGCTTTGCCGACCACGCCGTGGAGATCTCCCGGCGGGTGATCTTCCAGGTGACCGGACAGCTGCCCGAGGAAGAAGAGATCCCGACCTACTGA
- a CDS encoding LCP family protein yields the protein MSDGDNATPGQHRAPDLDGQERMTRTPRPGSGSAPWEGVPASRPAPSGNHTEGITVADLIAKIGGAPTPSRRHVAPPPPDTSTDLTEPIPVVPAAYAVPNLESLNRARGTLAADPSPAPHNRPPTRKKPAQKRKATSRKPALLAARSAAAVFAVSALALTGGAWQWQSTKNEQLRNVAALDPSSHDILDPNAQFGDENFLIVGVDSRTGANSDIGAGTTDDAEGARSDTIMLVNIPANRKRVVAVSFPRDLAITPMNCQAWNSDTGQYGPVYDKHTGEWSDDWRYTETKINSAYALGGPKCLVKVIQKMSGLSINRFMAVDFAGFSKMIDALGGVEVCSTTPLEDYELGTVLASAGRQTLDGHTALNYVRARQVTTEVNGDYGRIKRQQLFLSSLLRSMISKDTLFSLSKLNNVVDMFIDDTYVDNVRTNDLVDLGQSLQGVNAGRITFVTVPTTGITDSDGNEEPRTTDIRALFDAIISDDPLPGENDTNATTSPMTAAKLAEKAEPTTAPQPVETTQTELVSAITTDPGDVTVQVSNSTGREGLGATATAALQEHGFNVLEPDDYASAVEATTVMYSAGNEESAATVAAAFPNAKMERVAGLSQTVQVVLGPDFTGVNTPPPSGSPISVHVSHNSSATPTQLPDDLTVTNAADIACE from the coding sequence ATGAGTGACGGCGACAACGCCACTCCCGGCCAGCATCGCGCTCCCGACCTGGACGGGCAGGAGCGGATGACCAGGACGCCGCGTCCGGGATCGGGCTCGGCCCCGTGGGAAGGTGTCCCCGCGTCCCGGCCGGCGCCGTCCGGAAACCACACCGAGGGCATCACCGTCGCCGACCTGATCGCCAAGATCGGCGGCGCCCCCACGCCGTCTCGTCGCCACGTCGCCCCTCCGCCACCCGACACCTCGACCGACCTCACCGAGCCCATTCCCGTCGTCCCGGCCGCCTACGCAGTACCCAACCTCGAGTCGCTCAACCGGGCCCGCGGCACCCTGGCCGCCGATCCGAGCCCGGCTCCCCATAACCGCCCGCCCACCCGCAAGAAGCCAGCCCAGAAGAGGAAGGCCACGTCCCGCAAGCCGGCCCTGCTGGCCGCGCGGTCGGCGGCCGCGGTCTTCGCGGTGTCGGCGCTGGCCCTGACCGGCGGGGCCTGGCAATGGCAGTCGACCAAGAACGAGCAGCTGCGCAACGTCGCGGCGCTGGACCCCAGTTCGCACGACATCCTCGACCCCAACGCCCAGTTCGGCGACGAGAACTTCCTGATCGTCGGAGTCGACTCCCGCACCGGCGCCAACAGCGACATCGGCGCCGGCACCACCGACGATGCCGAGGGCGCCCGCTCGGACACCATCATGCTGGTCAACATCCCGGCCAACCGGAAACGCGTGGTCGCGGTGTCCTTCCCCCGCGACCTGGCCATCACCCCGATGAACTGCCAGGCCTGGAACTCCGACACCGGCCAGTACGGCCCGGTCTACGACAAGCACACCGGCGAGTGGAGCGACGACTGGCGCTACACCGAGACCAAGATCAACTCGGCCTACGCCCTGGGCGGGCCGAAGTGCCTGGTGAAGGTCATCCAGAAGATGTCCGGGCTGTCGATCAACCGCTTCATGGCTGTCGACTTCGCCGGTTTCTCCAAGATGATCGACGCGCTCGGCGGTGTCGAGGTGTGCAGCACCACCCCGCTGGAGGACTACGAACTGGGCACCGTGCTGGCCAGCGCCGGGCGCCAGACGCTCGACGGGCACACCGCGCTGAACTACGTGCGCGCCCGTCAGGTGACCACCGAGGTCAACGGCGACTACGGCCGCATCAAGCGCCAGCAGCTCTTCCTGTCGTCGCTGCTGCGCTCGATGATCTCCAAGGACACGCTGTTCAGCCTCAGCAAGCTCAACAACGTGGTCGACATGTTCATCGACGACACCTATGTCGACAACGTGCGCACCAACGACCTCGTCGACCTCGGCCAGTCGCTGCAGGGCGTCAACGCCGGTCGGATCACCTTCGTCACCGTGCCGACCACCGGGATCACCGACTCCGACGGCAACGAGGAGCCACGCACCACGGACATCCGCGCGCTGTTCGACGCGATCATCAGCGACGACCCGCTGCCCGGCGAGAACGACACCAACGCCACGACCAGCCCGATGACGGCGGCCAAGTTGGCCGAAAAGGCCGAGCCGACGACGGCCCCACAGCCGGTGGAGACGACGCAGACTGAGCTGGTCAGCGCCATCACCACCGATCCGGGTGATGTCACGGTGCAGGTGTCGAACTCCACCGGTCGGGAGGGTCTGGGCGCCACCGCGACGGCCGCACTGCAGGAACACGGCTTCAACGTGCTCGAGCCCGACGACTACGCCAGCGCCGTAGAGGCGACTACGGTGATGTACTCCGCCGGCAACGAGGAGTCCGCTGCCACCGTCGCGGCTGCGTTCCCCAACGCCAAGATGGAACGGGTCGCCGGCCTGAGCCAGACCGTGCAGGTGGTCCTCGGACCGGACTTCACCGGCGTCAACACGCCTCCGCCCAGCGGCTCACCGATCAGCGTGCACGTCAGCCACAACTCCAGCGCCACCCCCACTCAGCTGCCCGACGACCTCACCGTCACCAATGCCGCGGACATCGCCTGCGAGTAG
- the dusB gene encoding tRNA dihydrouridine synthase DusB, giving the protein MVDASPATTGLRIGPFALRSPVVLAPMAGVTNVAFRSLCREIEEAKVGTVSGLYVCEMVTARALVERHPVTMHMTTFAPQESPRSLQLYTVDPATTYDAARTIVEENLADHIDMNFGCPVPKVTRRGGGAALPYKRRLFGQIVAAAVRATEGTTVPVTVKFRIGIDDAHHTHIDAGRIAEQEGAAAVALHARTASQRYSGTADWDQIGRLKEAVTTIPVLGNGDIFEASDAPAMMAATGCDGVVIGRGCLGRPWLFAELSAAFTGSPIPTPPTLGEVADIMRRHGQLLAAHFGEDKGMRDIRKHIAWYLHGFPAGADLRRALALVKTLGELDALLDQLDRDVPFPAAATGPRGRQGSAASVTLPEGWLDDPDDCTVPEGADVMHSGG; this is encoded by the coding sequence ATAGTCGACGCCTCACCAGCCACCACCGGGCTGCGGATCGGGCCCTTCGCCCTCCGCAGCCCGGTTGTCTTGGCGCCCATGGCCGGCGTCACCAACGTCGCGTTCCGCTCCCTGTGCCGCGAGATCGAAGAAGCCAAGGTCGGCACCGTCAGCGGCCTCTACGTCTGCGAGATGGTCACCGCCCGCGCCCTGGTCGAACGCCACCCCGTCACCATGCACATGACGACGTTCGCCCCGCAGGAGTCGCCGCGCTCGCTGCAGCTCTACACCGTCGACCCGGCCACCACCTACGACGCAGCCCGGACGATCGTCGAGGAGAACCTCGCCGACCACATCGACATGAACTTCGGCTGCCCTGTGCCCAAAGTCACACGCCGCGGCGGCGGAGCCGCCCTGCCGTACAAGAGAAGGCTCTTCGGCCAGATCGTCGCCGCCGCGGTCCGCGCGACCGAGGGGACGACCGTGCCGGTGACGGTGAAGTTCCGCATCGGCATCGACGACGCCCACCACACCCACATCGACGCAGGTCGCATCGCCGAGCAGGAGGGCGCAGCCGCCGTCGCCCTGCACGCCCGCACCGCCTCGCAGCGCTACTCCGGCACCGCCGACTGGGACCAGATCGGCCGCCTCAAGGAGGCCGTCACCACCATTCCGGTGCTCGGCAACGGCGACATCTTCGAAGCCAGCGATGCCCCGGCGATGATGGCCGCCACCGGGTGTGACGGAGTCGTCATCGGCCGCGGCTGCCTCGGCCGGCCCTGGTTGTTCGCCGAACTGTCGGCCGCCTTCACCGGCTCCCCCATACCCACCCCGCCGACCCTGGGCGAGGTCGCCGACATCATGCGCCGCCACGGCCAGCTACTGGCCGCCCACTTCGGCGAGGACAAGGGCATGCGCGACATCCGCAAGCACATCGCCTGGTATCTGCACGGCTTCCCCGCCGGCGCGGACCTACGACGGGCATTAGCCCTGGTCAAGACCCTGGGTGAGCTTGACGCGCTACTCGACCAGCTCGACCGCGACGTCCCGTTTCCGGCCGCGGCGACCGGCCCGCGCGGGCGGCAGGGCTCGGCCGCGTCCGTCACGCTGCCCGAAGGCTGGCTCGACGATCCCGACGACTGCACGGTCCCGGAGGGCGCCGACGTCATGCACTCGGGTGGCTGA
- a CDS encoding acyl-ACP desaturase — protein sequence MSPDLPNVDLLRELEPVAEKLINRHMSMFKEWNPHDYIPWSDGKNYYALGGQDWHPEQAQLSEVARTAMVQNLLTEDNLPAYHREIAMNFSMDGPWGYWVNRWTAEENRHGISIRDYLVVTRNCDPVELEELRMEQMTRGFSPGQNQQGDLFAESIFDSVMYVSFQELATRVSHRNTGKACQEPVAEQLLARISNDENLHMIFYRDVSEAGFDVAPNQAMRSLHRVLRNFKMPGYTVPDFRRKAVIIAMGGVYDLRIHLDDVVMPVLKKWRIFERDDFTGEAAKMRDDLAELLKELENTCDKFEEAKARKLERDARLAEKRAATALAGAAT from the coding sequence ATGTCGCCCGACTTGCCCAACGTCGATCTTTTGCGTGAGCTCGAGCCCGTCGCTGAGAAGCTGATCAACCGCCACATGTCGATGTTCAAGGAGTGGAATCCCCACGACTACATCCCGTGGTCAGACGGCAAGAACTACTACGCCCTCGGCGGCCAGGACTGGCATCCCGAGCAGGCCCAGCTTTCCGAGGTCGCCCGCACGGCCATGGTGCAGAACCTCCTGACAGAGGACAACCTGCCCGCCTACCACCGCGAGATCGCCATGAACTTCTCCATGGACGGCCCGTGGGGTTACTGGGTCAACCGGTGGACCGCCGAGGAGAACCGCCACGGCATCTCCATCCGCGACTACCTCGTCGTCACCCGCAACTGCGATCCCGTCGAGCTCGAAGAGCTGCGCATGGAGCAGATGACCCGCGGCTTCTCGCCGGGCCAGAACCAGCAGGGTGACCTCTTCGCCGAGAGCATCTTCGACTCGGTGATGTACGTCAGCTTCCAGGAGCTGGCCACCCGCGTCTCGCACCGCAATACCGGCAAGGCCTGCCAGGAGCCCGTCGCCGAGCAGCTGCTCGCCCGCATCTCCAACGACGAGAACCTGCACATGATCTTCTACCGGGACGTCAGCGAGGCCGGCTTCGACGTCGCCCCCAACCAGGCGATGCGCTCGCTGCACCGGGTGCTGCGCAACTTCAAGATGCCCGGCTACACCGTGCCGGACTTCCGCCGCAAGGCCGTCATCATCGCCATGGGCGGCGTCTACGACCTGCGCATCCACCTCGACGACGTCGTGATGCCCGTGCTCAAGAAGTGGCGCATCTTCGAGCGTGACGACTTCACCGGCGAGGCCGCCAAGATGCGCGACGATCTGGCCGAGCTGCTCAAGGAACTTGAGAACACCTGCGACAAGTTCGAGGAGGCCAAGGCCCGCAAGCTCGAGCGCGACGCGCGCCTGGCCGAGAAGCGCGCTGCCACGGCACTCGCGGGGGCGGCAACATAG
- a CDS encoding oxygenase MpaB family protein produces the protein MGEQGRRYSTLNSDVFYRAHGAFFMGAILTAEDFGDGLTEDDKDFQVYWDHMRREVLENSWATRQVLDLSMMPKHPSLQWIPDPMWAEYLKVFGPFVVWLTVGARTTSRCVS, from the coding sequence GTGGGCGAGCAAGGCCGCCGCTACAGCACGCTGAACTCCGACGTCTTCTACCGGGCGCACGGGGCTTTCTTCATGGGCGCCATCCTCACTGCCGAGGACTTCGGCGACGGGCTCACCGAGGACGACAAGGATTTCCAGGTCTACTGGGACCACATGCGCCGCGAGGTGCTGGAGAACAGTTGGGCTACCCGCCAGGTTCTCGACCTCTCGATGATGCCGAAACATCCTTCACTGCAATGGATTCCGGACCCGATGTGGGCGGAGTACCTGAAGGTGTTCGGTCCGTTCGTGGTGTGGCTGACGGTGGGGGCTCGTACGACGAGCCGGTGCGTGAGCTGA
- a CDS encoding tyrosine-type recombinase/integrase, with amino-acid sequence MAGNTPRGIRKRLNAAGEPRYQVRYLIRDPDAPSGWVETSGTFPTLREAKAFKSERDNEAALGGRRFDPRLGRTPLQRIWTQFSESKKPAVSPKTWSGYTQHWELRIKPRFGHVPVDEITRAEVQALVDGLTVGPWAKVSTLRLLRSILDVAHQDGRIHRNPALGVSAGRIPERERHRYLTAQEVQTLAIACGDQGDVVTLLAYTGLRWSELVGLRVKDIDLTARRLYIRRAAPEVEGRIVIGPPKTRAGIRTVPLPQVVVDILKTKIGGRAPDEPAVTSPNGAMLRSNNWRRHTHWNKALKKTNLAPLTIHDLRHTYASLARKSGADLRYVQKTMGHSTPTVTANIYSDLYSDELDQVATNLDQLHATEIHSPKTGQEPDESN; translated from the coding sequence ATGGCCGGCAACACCCCGCGCGGCATCCGGAAACGCCTCAACGCCGCAGGCGAGCCCCGCTACCAAGTCCGCTACCTGATCCGCGATCCCGACGCCCCTTCCGGTTGGGTTGAAACATCGGGCACGTTCCCGACTCTGCGTGAAGCCAAGGCGTTCAAATCCGAACGCGATAACGAAGCCGCCCTCGGTGGGCGTCGGTTCGACCCACGCCTCGGTCGCACACCGCTGCAGCGGATCTGGACGCAATTCTCCGAATCCAAGAAACCGGCGGTGTCGCCGAAGACCTGGAGCGGCTACACGCAGCACTGGGAACTGCGCATCAAACCGCGGTTCGGTCACGTGCCCGTCGATGAGATCACCCGCGCCGAAGTCCAGGCGCTCGTCGACGGCCTGACGGTCGGACCGTGGGCGAAGGTGTCGACGCTGCGACTCCTGCGGTCGATCCTCGACGTCGCACACCAGGACGGCCGGATCCATCGCAACCCAGCCCTCGGCGTCTCCGCGGGCCGCATTCCCGAGCGGGAGCGTCACCGATACCTGACTGCCCAGGAGGTCCAGACACTCGCGATCGCGTGCGGGGACCAGGGCGACGTCGTGACCCTTCTGGCTTACACCGGCCTGCGCTGGTCCGAACTCGTCGGGCTCCGCGTCAAAGACATCGACCTGACCGCCCGTCGTCTCTACATCCGACGCGCCGCACCCGAAGTGGAGGGGCGCATCGTCATTGGGCCACCCAAGACCCGCGCCGGAATCCGCACCGTGCCGCTCCCCCAAGTTGTCGTCGACATCCTCAAAACGAAGATCGGCGGGCGGGCACCTGACGAGCCAGCCGTCACCTCACCCAACGGAGCGATGTTGCGGTCCAACAACTGGCGCCGACATACGCATTGGAACAAAGCCCTGAAGAAAACCAACTTGGCTCCGTTGACCATCCACGATCTGCGCCATACCTATGCCAGCTTGGCCCGCAAATCCGGCGCTGATCTTCGCTACGTCCAGAAGACCATGGGCCACTCAACGCCGACCGTGACCGCGAACATCTACAGCGACCTCTACTCCGACGAGCTGGACCAAGTTGCGACCAACCTCGATCAGCTTCACGCAACCGAGATTCACTCACCGAAGACCGGACAAGAACCGGACGAATCGAACTGA
- a CDS encoding helix-turn-helix transcriptional regulator encodes MVIHGLREALVSTGSFPELLTADQVSALLGVSAATLNRWAALRETTGEQIGPPCYTLSERVRRWDAAEVRSWLKQVRR; translated from the coding sequence ATGGTGATTCACGGTCTCCGGGAAGCGCTCGTGTCCACCGGCAGTTTTCCTGAGCTGCTAACCGCAGATCAAGTGTCAGCGCTCCTCGGCGTCTCTGCTGCGACTCTCAACCGCTGGGCTGCACTCCGCGAAACGACGGGAGAGCAGATCGGGCCGCCCTGCTACACGTTGTCAGAGCGGGTGCGTCGCTGGGACGCGGCCGAAGTCCGTTCCTGGCTCAAGCAGGTGCGTCGGTAA